The DNA sequence CTGCGCGTTGGTATCAGCTTCACCGCCTCTGAGTTTATCATTTGATACCCGTTCAAATCCAAATTGTTCAGGACAAATAGTATACGTTTTGATTTGGTGATCGTTGAGTTCTGATACCTGTGTCGGTCCGGAAAGAGAAATTTCGTCCATGGAATCGTTCCCGTGGACAACAAATGCACGTGTTGAACCCATGTTTTTGAGAACTGAGGCCATAGTGTGGGTGAGATGGGGGGCAAAGACTCCAAGGAGCTGTCTTGAAGCAAGGGCTGGATTTGTCATGGGGCCAAGTATATTGAAAATTGTGCGCACGCCTATTTCTTTTCTGGCCTCAGCCGCATACTTCATCGCTTTGTGAAGAGTTGGAGCGAACAGAAAACCTATCCCTACTTCTTCCAGACAGGTTTTCATCTGCTCATGGTTGATCAGAATATTTACACCAAGAGCTTCCAGTACATCCGCACTTCCGCTTCTGCTTGAAACCGAACGGTTACCGTGTTTTGCAACCAGAGCTCCTGCACCAGCTGCCACAAGAGCGGCTGCGGTTGAGATGTTGAATGTATTGGTTCCGTCCCCGCCGGTCCCGCAGGTGTCAACGATATTCTGATCTGTCTGGGGGGTGATGAGGGTTACTTTCTCCCTCATGACCTGAGCTGCTGCGGTTATCTCTTCGACTGATTCCCCTTTCATACGAAGTGCCACAATGAATGCTGCGGTCTGTGCGTTTGTGGACTCACCATCCATGATGGCAGTGAAAGCCTCTTTGGCTTCATGGGGGTTCAGGTCGTTTCCTGATATGACTGTTTGTATGGCCTGGCGCATCTAAACTCCGTTTTCGGTGGACTATTCGGTCACAATATTATATAATAGGTAAAAAAAATAATTATGACAGACCTGGTTCACCAAAAAAAAATCACACACTTATGGTGAACTATCAAAATCATTATCATGATCAGGAGAATTTATTCTATTTATTCTCTGAGGCATAGAGTAATTTAGAGGATCCATGAGTAAAGAAGAGCTTAAAAGAACCCCCAAGGCAGTGTTTGTTTGTTCATCGGCACATTTTAAAGATATGCCCGAGTCCGATGATCTGGAGTATGCCATTGTAGGCCGCTCCAATGTCGGAAAATCCTCCTTTATTAACCACGTTCTGGAATCAGGGTCAATAGCCCGCACCTCCAAAAAACCGGGTAAAACAACTCTTGCAAATTTTTACCGGCTCGAGGACAACACGGTATGGGTGGATTTGCCAGGGTACGGGTATGCCCGCGCACCGATTAAAGAGAAGCAGCGCTGGAGTCGGCTTATTGGGGATTACTGCAGTAAGCGGAAAAATCTCGTGGGGCTGATCTGGCTTCTGGACATAAGACACCCGGGCAATAAGGTGGATTGTGAAGCGTGGAATTGGCTGTATGAGTTGGATATTCCGGTATTTCCGGTGCTCACCAAAAGTGACAAACTCTCCAAAAGCAACGAGATGAAAAGTGTCGCTGAATATAAGAGAAAGTTTGGATTCACTGTCGAACCAGTCCGTTACTCTGTTATGAAACACTCCTCAAGGGAAAACTTCTGGGATAACTTCCGCAGATGGAGAGAGAGTGTTACTGCCGGGAGTGGGGATGCTTAGCCGTTTGGTGGCTTTTATTAACTATCTTGGCAAGTCCGGCATGGAGATGGTTGATGATGTTGTTGGTATGGCAGGCTTGCTTTTTGATACTCTGTGTGCTGCAGCAGGAACCGCGAAAAATCTCAATGCCTCATTTTCGAATCAGATGTCCAGGCAAATCCTCTACACCGGTGTTGAGGCGTTTTGGCTTGTGGGAATAATTGCCTTTTTAGCCGGAAACACTATAATACTTCAGGCGATGAACAACATGCCGCTGTTTGGTGTAACTGAATACTTCGGTAATATTCTGGTTATTGCGGTGGTAAGGGAGTTGGGGCCTTTTTTTACGGCGCTGGTTGTTATCGGAAGATCGGGAGCCGCATTGGCTGCTCATATTGGAAACATGCGGGTCTCAAGGGAGATCGCTGCCCTTGAGGTGATGGGGGTGGATCCGGTTAACTATTTGGTTTTCCCGGGACTTGTGGGTATGATTGGGTCCATGATTTGTCTTAACATTTACTTCGATCTCATTGCCATAATCGGGGGATTGGTTGTGGCGAAAGTGACCGTGGATGTGCCGTTTTTGTTATTCATGGGAAAAGTGCTGGAAGCGCTGACCACTGTCGATGTCCTTGTTTCACTGGGTAAAAGCGTTGTGTTCGGTACCATAATTGCCATAGTGAGCTGTCACTATGGGTTTAAGGTTAAAAATATTCGGGGAGTGCCTCAGGCTTCGATCAGGGCCGTAGTCACTTCCATGACTCTGATTATTGTCCTGAACATACTCGTTACCATTGGTTATTATGCCTATTGAACTGCAGATCCAGAATATGGCATTCCAGTATGATGGGGTGTATCTGTTTAGAGATGTAAGTTTTACAGTAAAGCCGGGTGATGTGGTGATAATCTCCGGTAGAAGCGGGCATGGGAAAAGTACCCTGCTTGAGTTGTGTGCTGCTCT is a window from the Chitinispirillum alkaliphilum genome containing:
- a CDS encoding GTP-binding protein EngB; its protein translation is MSKEELKRTPKAVFVCSSAHFKDMPESDDLEYAIVGRSNVGKSSFINHVLESGSIARTSKKPGKTTLANFYRLEDNTVWVDLPGYGYARAPIKEKQRWSRLIGDYCSKRKNLVGLIWLLDIRHPGNKVDCEAWNWLYELDIPVFPVLTKSDKLSKSNEMKSVAEYKRKFGFTVEPVRYSVMKHSSRENFWDNFRRWRESVTAGSGDA
- a CDS encoding Anthranilate phosphoribosyltransferase, giving the protein MRQAIQTVISGNDLNPHEAKEAFTAIMDGESTNAQTAAFIVALRMKGESVEEITAAAQVMREKVTLITPQTDQNIVDTCGTGGDGTNTFNISTAAALVAAGAGALVAKHGNRSVSSRSGSADVLEALGVNILINHEQMKTCLEEVGIGFLFAPTLHKAMKYAAEARKEIGVRTIFNILGPMTNPALASRQLLGVFAPHLTHTMASVLKNMGSTRAFVVHGNDSMDEISLSGPTQVSELNDHQIKTYTICPEQFGFERVSNDKLRGGEADTNAQIIRDILNGKKGAARDIVVLNAAFALCAAGMCDEAKQGIRLAADSIDSKAAIQKLKQLIEVSNSFRT
- a CDS encoding ABC transporter permease protein codes for the protein MLSRLVAFINYLGKSGMEMVDDVVGMAGLLFDTLCAAAGTAKNLNASFSNQMSRQILYTGVEAFWLVGIIAFLAGNTIILQAMNNMPLFGVTEYFGNILVIAVVRELGPFFTALVVIGRSGAALAAHIGNMRVSREIAALEVMGVDPVNYLVFPGLVGMIGSMICLNIYFDLIAIIGGLVVAKVTVDVPFLLFMGKVLEALTTVDVLVSLGKSVVFGTIIAIVSCHYGFKVKNIRGVPQASIRAVVTSMTLIIVLNILVTIGYYAY